DNA from Thioalbus denitrificans:
TTTCAACTCCAACATCGGCTACGGCTTCGACGGCGAGGATCAGCCCCGCGGCGTGCTGGTGGTCCAGAACGGCAAGGCGGTGGAGGCGGGTGCCTACGCCGGCCAGAGTCTCAACTGGGATCTGCGCGCCTCCCCCGACAACTGGTCGAAATGGATCAGCAAGGGCCTCGGCATGATGGGACTCGGCATGGCCTACACCTCCCGCAAGCTCAAGTTCAACGTCGGCGACTATGGAGCCATGATCAAGGATCCGCGGATGGCCGGCCCCTTCATCAAGAGCTTCACCGTCATGGGGCGCGTATGAGCTCCCCCGCCCCGGCGGCGTCGAGAGGCCGCCGGGGTCTGTCTTTCAGGGAACACAGCGTCTGGGAATCCCACATGTCTATCGCTCGCAATACTGCCCTCGCCCTCGCAATG
Protein-coding regions in this window:
- a CDS encoding SCP-2 sterol transfer family protein, with translation MAELFSDEWMTKFMEEWNKESDLAGALEKIGFNSNIGYGFDGEDQPRGVLVVQNGKAVEAGAYAGQSLNWDLRASPDNWSKWISKGLGMMGLGMAYTSRKLKFNVGDYGAMIKDPRMAGPFIKSFTVMGRV